The genomic region AGCTGTCCCCACTTCTGCATGGAACTGCCCTGTGTCAGGCAAAATTCCTGGTGGCTTCCACTGTTCTGAGGTGTTGTTGCAATATTTTAGTCTCCCTCAGAATTACTCAGGTGTTTTACCTGAGGAGGAACCTCAACATTTGCTTTGACTTGTGCTTTAGATAGAATTCCGTGGCAACTTGGTAGTGTGTCGAACCTCACGTGGTTTGTTCTGCTAATCTTACTCCCCAGAGAGGATCCATCTTGAATTTCACTTTAACTGAAATTCAGCGGTGACTCTAATTTCCTGTTATCAATATTCACATTgctaaaaatgataaaataaattaaaatatgagGTCGCATCTTGACCTCAAAATATTACGTAGAGTTGGGTTTGTTTTTAGTGCTTTAATACCCATCCTGGCAATCGTTATCATCGTAATCGCTAAAAGGCTTATTATGATAAATGTCAAGCATTAACTTTCGGCTTTCTAGCTCCATGCTCCTTGACCAGCTGTCGTCTTCTGTACTTTCAGAATTGCTCTTTGTGTCCTCTCTGGATTGGCTGGATTCCCCTTCTATAGAACGACTGTTCTCCTCGCCTTTGGATTCACTGCTTTCTGTTGATCTGCTCTGCTGGCCTTGCCATTCTTCGGACCGGAGAGCATTCGAATCGCTGTCTTCACTGCTGGCACTGTCTTGGGAATCTTTGCTGCTCTCAGACGACGCACTTTGAGACAACCTGCTGTCACCCTGGCTGGATTCCTCTGTGTCCTCGGATGATTCTTCACTCTCTTCTGTAGATGTGCTCTTCTCACCTGATCTGCTGTGTTGTCTCTTAAACTCCCTGGATTCACTGCCCCTCGGTGGCACTTTTCCTACTTCTTCAGTAGAGTCACTCTCCTGCTCTTTAGATCTGCTAACAATGGGTTCATCTGATCTGTCGCTTATCTCTACAGATTTTTTCAAAGTCTTCTCATAGGAGTCCCTGCTGTCTTCAGTGGATTCACTCTTTACGTCTTCTGCTGATGCAGTGTCATCACCCTCTCTAGATTGACTGTTCTCATCCTCTCTAGACTGACTAGCCCTGAGTTCTCTGGACTGGCTATCTGCATCTTCCCTGGAGTGGCTGGGTGCATCTTCCCTAGACTGACTGTGCACATCTTCCCTGGACTGGCTGTGCCTGACTTCCCTGGATCGGCTGTGCACATCTTCCCTGGAGGGGCTGTGTGCATCTTCCCTGGATTGACTGTGAGAATCTTCTCTGGAGTGACTGTGCTCATCTTCCCTGGAGTGGCTGTGCGCATCTTCCCTGGATTGACTGTGCGCATCTTCCCTGGATCGACTGTGCACATCTTCCCTGGATCGACTGTGCGCATCTTCCCTGGATCGACTGTGCGCATCTTCCCTGGAGTGGCTGTGCGCATCTTCCCTGGACCGGCTGTCAAAGGTCTCTTTGGACTGACTGCGGCTGTGCCCTCTGGATGAAGGCTTTACAGCCTCTCTGGAATGACTGGTTGCATGCTCTCTGGATCTACTGGGAACATTTTCTGTTGATTGACTAATGTCTTCTACAGACTGGCTTTCTTCTTTGGAATCAGCATCCTCCTCCTGCAGGGACTTTTCCTCTTCAGGGCTGTGATCTTCATCTGAATCAGCATCAACATAATGGTATACTTTCCTGGCAAACTGTTCCACTGATTTGCTGTGATGTTTCGCTTTTCTCTGCCCATTTTCTCTGCTgctttcctggctgctttcttttgAATGGACATC from Podarcis raffonei isolate rPodRaf1 chromosome 9, rPodRaf1.pri, whole genome shotgun sequence harbors:
- the LOC128421390 gene encoding dentin matrix acidic phosphoprotein 1-like, with product MNTKRTALLFISLWALSCARPVSRHLGAHHRSSEEHWATAIEGSLNEVADSTDVSDEDTESRPSTSMENGRKDVSERVSTSHESSEGKNFIRKVSSGSLESSSEDDHEWITRDNDDGNYFRVHHQTVQRKWADDKDSRDHGDSSDDQSAGGTSLEDQNEVHEDHSNIRKSKEQFDVENDGMLYSPDQVLYTFMGKGGSDLSNDEGASGDDGHNEEGTHGVTPNKGNDQQTWVTNGEQDGDNAIGQRHDGSSSSSSSSSSESRDLEKENNHITDYSKKQGSDSYSSSQEYRYDFDDKGMQGDDPNIFESHDSDSHMLHGDVHSKESSQESSRENGQRKAKHHSKSVEQFARKVYHYVDADSDEDHSPEEEKSLQEEDADSKEESQSVEDISQSTENVPSRSREHATSHSREAVKPSSRGHSRSQSKETFDSRSREDAHSHSREDAHSRSREDAHSRSREDVHSRSREDAHSQSREDAHSHSREDEHSHSREDSHSQSREDAHSPSREDVHSRSREVRHSQSREDVHSQSREDAPSHSREDADSQSRELRASQSREDENSQSREGDDTASAEDVKSESTEDSRDSYEKTLKKSVEISDRSDEPIVSRSKEQESDSTEEVGKVPPRGSESREFKRQHSRSGEKSTSTEESEESSEDTEESSQGDSRLSQSASSESSKDSQDSASSEDSDSNALRSEEWQGQQSRSTESSESKGEENSRSIEGESSQSREDTKSNSESTEDDSWSRSMELESRKLMLDIYHNKPFSDYDDNDCQDGY